A single region of the Streptomyces vilmorinianum genome encodes:
- a CDS encoding dihydrofolate reductase family protein produces the protein MGLIHIELFATLDLVGQAPGGPDEDPVGFPFGGWQAPLLDEVAGAQIGAAYEGTDALLLGRRTYDIFAAYWPHQEGGEDNEIATLFNSVPKYVASRGTPDLSWAGSTQLGPDLADAVREIRERHENVKVVGSLNLVQTLLREKLFDRLDLWVHPIVLGVGKKVFDDGAVPTNVTLLAPPAASPKGTVYLRYGLAGGTPATGDMSKPDRGVGSDD, from the coding sequence ATGGGCCTCATCCACATCGAGCTGTTCGCGACCCTCGACCTCGTCGGGCAGGCGCCCGGCGGCCCCGACGAGGACCCGGTGGGGTTCCCGTTCGGCGGCTGGCAGGCGCCCCTGCTTGACGAGGTCGCCGGGGCGCAGATCGGTGCCGCGTACGAGGGCACGGACGCCCTCCTGCTCGGCCGGCGGACGTACGACATCTTCGCCGCCTACTGGCCTCACCAGGAGGGTGGCGAGGACAACGAGATCGCCACGCTCTTCAACAGCGTCCCGAAGTACGTGGCCTCTCGCGGCACGCCCGACCTCTCGTGGGCCGGGTCCACGCAGCTCGGCCCGGACCTCGCCGACGCGGTGCGTGAGATCCGTGAGCGGCACGAGAACGTGAAGGTCGTCGGGAGCCTGAACCTCGTGCAGACCCTCCTGCGCGAGAAGCTCTTCGACCGTCTCGATCTCTGGGTGCACCCGATCGTGCTCGGCGTCGGGAAGAAAGTGTTCGACGATGGCGCGGTGCCCACCAACGTCACGCTCCTCGCACCCCCGGCAGCCAGCCCGAAGGGCACCGTGTACCTGCGCTACGGGCTCGCCGGCGGCACTCCCGCGACGGGCGACATGAGCAAACCCGATCGCGGTGTCGGAAGCGACGACTGA
- a CDS encoding sensor histidine kinase — protein MRLDELLDELQARIDAARGTRDRVHSLLEAVMSVGSELDLAQVLRRIMEAAALLVDAEYAALGVIGPDGRTLSQFLTVGLTEKEIAEIGPLPAGHGLLGQLIRDPEPLRLSDLGAHPSSYGFPAHHPPMRTFLGVPIRVRDEVFGNLYLTDKRGGHDFDAEDESVISTLSVAAGVAIDNARLYEASRRQQRWLQANTEITNGLLSGTPRLEVLELIARRAREISDARLADVSVPVDGGASLVIELTIGADDPRPGLVLPADGTLSGAAYRAGEPVSTTDLAEDDRYRAGPPRFEGLGPAVAVPLGTAAEDTRGVLLLAREAGAPVFTDEELQPLLAFAGQAALALELAERRSDAEQLALLEDRDRIARDLHDLAIQRLFATGMTLQSAARLVEHAGAAERVQRAVGDLDETIKIIRSTIFGLRAREDETGPSLRARVARAVGEAGTTLGFPPRLSMEGLLDTDVPEAVADHVMAVLAETLSNAARHSHATRVEVTLQATADEAILTVADNGRGIPSGGRRSGLRNLAERAVSVGGELDIHTPAEGGSRLVWRAPLNPGSRA, from the coding sequence ATGCGGCTCGACGAGCTTCTGGACGAGCTGCAGGCCCGTATCGACGCGGCCCGTGGCACGCGGGACCGGGTGCACAGCCTCCTCGAGGCCGTGATGTCGGTGGGCAGCGAACTGGACCTCGCGCAGGTCCTGCGGCGCATCATGGAGGCCGCGGCCCTGCTGGTCGACGCCGAGTACGCCGCGCTGGGCGTCATCGGACCGGACGGACGGACGCTGTCGCAGTTCCTCACCGTCGGGCTGACGGAGAAGGAGATCGCCGAGATCGGGCCTCTGCCGGCCGGGCACGGACTGCTGGGCCAGCTGATCCGCGATCCCGAACCGCTGCGCCTCTCCGATCTGGGCGCCCATCCGTCGTCGTACGGCTTCCCCGCACATCATCCGCCGATGCGCACCTTCCTCGGCGTGCCGATCCGGGTGCGCGACGAGGTCTTCGGCAACCTCTACCTCACCGACAAGCGGGGTGGCCACGACTTCGACGCCGAGGACGAGTCGGTGATCTCCACCCTCTCCGTCGCCGCGGGCGTGGCCATCGACAACGCCCGGCTGTACGAGGCGTCGCGCCGCCAGCAGCGGTGGCTGCAGGCGAACACGGAGATCACCAACGGCCTGCTCTCCGGCACACCCCGGCTGGAGGTCCTTGAGCTGATCGCCCGCCGCGCCCGGGAGATATCCGACGCGCGGCTCGCGGACGTGTCCGTGCCCGTCGACGGCGGCGCGAGCCTGGTCATCGAGCTGACCATCGGTGCGGACGACCCGCGCCCCGGCCTGGTGCTGCCGGCCGACGGCACGCTGTCGGGTGCCGCCTACCGGGCCGGCGAGCCGGTGAGCACGACGGATCTGGCCGAGGACGACCGCTACCGGGCGGGGCCGCCGCGCTTCGAGGGCCTGGGCCCGGCCGTCGCCGTACCGCTCGGCACCGCGGCCGAGGACACCCGAGGCGTCCTGTTGCTGGCCCGCGAGGCGGGAGCGCCGGTCTTCACCGACGAGGAACTGCAGCCGCTGCTCGCCTTCGCCGGACAGGCGGCGCTCGCCCTGGAACTGGCCGAGCGGCGCAGCGACGCCGAGCAGCTCGCCCTCCTTGAGGACCGCGACCGCATCGCCCGCGACCTGCACGACCTGGCCATCCAGCGACTGTTCGCCACCGGCATGACCCTGCAGAGCGCCGCCCGCCTCGTCGAGCACGCAGGCGCCGCGGAACGCGTCCAGCGCGCCGTGGGCGACCTGGACGAGACCATCAAGATCATCCGCTCCACGATCTTCGGACTGCGGGCCCGGGAGGACGAGACCGGGCCGAGCCTGCGGGCACGCGTCGCCCGCGCCGTCGGCGAGGCCGGTACGACGCTGGGCTTCCCGCCACGCCTGAGCATGGAAGGCCTGCTGGACACGGACGTACCCGAGGCGGTGGCCGACCATGTCATGGCGGTCCTCGCCGAGACGCTGAGCAACGCCGCCCGGCACTCCCACGCCACGCGGGTGGAGGTGACCCTCCAGGCCACGGCCGACGAGGCGATCCTCACCGTCGCGGACAACGGCAGGGGCATCCCGTCCGGCGGCAGGCGCAGCGGGCTGCGCAACCTCGCCGAACGCGCGGTCAGCGTGGGAGGCGAGCTGGACATCCACACGCCCGCCGAGGGCGGCAGCCGGCTCGTCTGGCGGGCGCCGCTGAACCCCGGCTCGCGAGCGTGA
- a CDS encoding CBS domain-containing protein — protein MRTRTVGEVMTAEVVRTGPRTSFKEVTRLLASHRISGLPVVDDDDKVMGVVSQTDLTRRQAALGRRTHGGAAGLLEALRRRVRVRARPAAGASVTTAAGLMSTPAVTVHPEQRVVDAARIMERRHIDRLPVVDEEDRLIGIVTRRDLLRVFLRTDDEIRADVLAVASALPTPSAGPGVQVRVREGVVSLEGSPGPDVDATTLIRAAWRVDGVVGVVNRLP, from the coding sequence GTGAGGACTCGCACCGTGGGTGAGGTGATGACGGCCGAGGTCGTCCGGACCGGCCCGCGTACCTCCTTCAAGGAGGTGACCCGGCTGCTCGCGTCCCACCGGATCAGCGGCCTGCCGGTGGTGGACGACGACGACAAGGTGATGGGCGTGGTCTCCCAGACCGACCTCACCCGCCGGCAGGCGGCGCTGGGCCGGCGGACACATGGCGGGGCGGCCGGGCTGCTGGAGGCGCTGCGGCGGAGGGTTCGCGTGCGCGCCCGTCCGGCCGCCGGAGCCTCCGTGACGACGGCGGCCGGGCTGATGTCCACGCCGGCGGTGACCGTGCACCCGGAGCAGCGTGTCGTGGACGCCGCCCGCATCATGGAGCGCCGCCACATCGACCGGCTGCCGGTGGTCGACGAGGAGGACCGTCTCATCGGCATCGTCACCCGTCGCGACCTGCTGCGCGTCTTCCTGCGGACGGACGACGAGATCCGGGCGGACGTGCTCGCCGTGGCCTCGGCCCTGCCGACGCCGTCCGCCGGCCCGGGCGTCCAGGTCCGCGTACGGGAAGGGGTCGTCTCCCTGGAGGGGTCCCCCGGGCCCGACGTGGACGCGACCACGCTGATCAGGGCCGCCTGGCGGGTGGACGGAGTGGTGGGCGTGGTGAACCGCCTGCCGTGA
- the polX gene encoding DNA polymerase/3'-5' exonuclease PolX translates to MARANDEVEALLQEYADIIAIRGGEAFKARAYEKAARAVAGYPQDVSTLDAKGLIEIPNVGRSVADKISEYLRTGRMSVVDEARTSVPAGVRELIAIPGLGPRKAMVVYEELGITTVDQLIDAIHQERLRDLKGFGERTEENILHGISVLQKAGEGRILVSAAMDIAEQLVAELSDIRGCVRCTYAGSLRRMKETIGDIDILVAARRSAPFMDALAALPHTAEVIAHGEKKTSVRTVTGLQVDLRVLPPASWGAGLQYFTGSKAHNIRTRELAVRQGLKLSEYGLFDAESGESITSETEEAIYERLGLPWIPPTLREDRGEIAAGLRGELPELLTEKDIRGDLHTHTDLTDGLAPLEDMIATAAARGYAYYAVTDHAPNLYMQRMTDEKILAQRERVRALDGAHHRMRLLHGTELNIGPDGSLDWPDEFLADFDICVASVHSHFNQSRRELTRRLIRACENPYVAVIGHPTTRRIGKRPGIDADFDAVFEACARAGTALEINAHPERLDLRDEDILRAKRHGVKFAVNSDAHATTHLPYMRYGVATAQRGWLTDDDVINTWPLTKLRRFLAKRGA, encoded by the coding sequence ATGGCCCGAGCCAACGACGAGGTCGAGGCGCTCCTCCAGGAGTACGCCGACATCATCGCGATCCGGGGCGGGGAGGCCTTCAAGGCGCGTGCCTACGAGAAGGCCGCACGCGCCGTCGCGGGCTACCCGCAGGACGTCTCGACACTGGACGCGAAGGGGCTGATCGAGATTCCGAACGTCGGCAGGTCCGTCGCCGACAAGATCTCGGAGTACCTGCGGACCGGCCGCATGTCCGTCGTCGACGAGGCCCGGACGTCCGTGCCGGCCGGAGTGCGCGAGCTGATCGCGATTCCGGGGCTCGGGCCCCGCAAGGCCATGGTCGTCTACGAGGAGCTCGGCATCACCACCGTCGACCAGCTGATCGACGCCATCCACCAGGAACGTCTGCGCGACCTGAAGGGCTTCGGGGAGCGGACCGAGGAGAACATCCTGCACGGCATCTCCGTCCTGCAGAAGGCCGGCGAGGGCCGGATCCTCGTCAGCGCCGCCATGGACATCGCCGAGCAGCTCGTCGCGGAGCTGTCGGACATCCGCGGCTGCGTCCGGTGCACGTACGCGGGGTCCCTGCGCCGCATGAAGGAGACCATCGGCGACATCGACATCCTGGTGGCGGCGCGCCGGTCGGCCCCGTTCATGGACGCCCTCGCCGCCCTCCCGCACACGGCCGAGGTCATCGCGCACGGGGAGAAGAAGACCTCCGTACGGACCGTCACGGGCCTCCAGGTGGACCTCCGGGTCCTGCCCCCGGCCTCCTGGGGCGCGGGACTGCAGTACTTCACCGGCTCCAAGGCGCACAACATCCGCACGCGCGAACTCGCGGTGCGCCAAGGCCTCAAGCTGTCCGAGTACGGGCTCTTCGACGCCGAGAGCGGCGAGAGCATCACGTCCGAGACGGAGGAAGCGATCTACGAGAGGCTCGGACTGCCCTGGATCCCGCCGACCCTGCGCGAGGACCGGGGCGAGATCGCGGCCGGGCTGCGCGGCGAACTCCCCGAGCTCCTGACGGAGAAGGACATCCGCGGCGATCTGCACACCCACACCGACCTCACCGACGGGCTGGCCCCGCTGGAGGACATGATCGCCACCGCTGCCGCCCGCGGATACGCCTATTACGCCGTGACCGACCACGCCCCGAACCTGTACATGCAGCGCATGACCGATGAGAAGATCCTCGCCCAGCGCGAGCGGGTACGCGCACTCGACGGCGCGCACCACAGGATGCGGCTGCTGCACGGCACGGAACTCAACATCGGCCCGGACGGCTCCCTGGACTGGCCCGACGAGTTCCTCGCGGACTTCGACATCTGCGTGGCCTCGGTCCACTCCCACTTCAACCAGAGCAGGCGGGAACTCACCCGCCGTCTCATCCGCGCCTGCGAGAACCCGTACGTCGCCGTCATCGGCCATCCCACGACCCGCCGGATCGGCAAACGCCCGGGCATCGACGCCGACTTCGACGCGGTCTTCGAGGCCTGCGCGCGGGCGGGCACCGCGCTGGAGATCAACGCGCATCCCGAGCGGCTCGACCTGCGCGACGAGGACATCCTGCGCGCGAAACGGCACGGCGTGAAGTTCGCCGTGAACTCCGACGCACACGCCACCACGCATCTGCCGTACATGCGCTACGGGGTGGCCACGGCTCAGCGCGGCTGGCTGACCGACGACGACGTCATCAACACGTGGCCGCTGACGAAACTGCGCCGCTTCCTGGCCAAGAGGGGCGCCTGA
- a CDS encoding radical SAM protein produces MESQSRTALIEDLMGRFPHVPREAVIKEDLLRGGIAFDESALSGTADGASGDVKPKSYFIFSFDHRTLPELGAAALNRPPEEIVLTGGPYELRRTVVSVRVNPDSPYTVRAGEDGALGLYLDGVRIADVGLPPMPEYYRHTLSNGKSVMEVAPTIQWGYLIYLTVFRVCQYFGAKEECQFCDINHNWRQHKAAGRPYTGVKPVEEVLEALEIIDRYDTAGTSRAYTLTGGSITSQVAGRDEADFYGHYAKAIEERFPGRWTGKVVAQALPRDAVQRFHDYGIRIYHPNFEVWDRRLFQLHCPGKERYVGRDEWHRRILDSAEVFGPRNVIPNFVAGIEMAEPFGFTKVSEAIESTAEGLRFFMSNGVVPRFTTWCPEPTTPLGKANPLGAPLEYHIRLLETYRATLEEYGLSSPPGYGPAGPGRAVFSVSSFMDSLEGLEEQGEPA; encoded by the coding sequence ATGGAGAGCCAGAGCCGTACCGCGCTGATCGAGGACCTGATGGGGCGCTTTCCGCACGTGCCCCGGGAAGCCGTGATCAAGGAAGACCTGCTGCGGGGCGGCATCGCCTTCGACGAGTCCGCGCTCAGCGGCACCGCCGACGGGGCCTCCGGCGACGTCAAGCCGAAGTCGTACTTCATCTTCTCCTTCGACCATCGCACGCTGCCGGAACTCGGCGCCGCCGCGCTCAACCGGCCGCCGGAGGAGATCGTGCTGACCGGTGGCCCCTACGAACTGCGGCGCACCGTCGTGTCAGTACGGGTCAACCCCGACTCCCCGTACACGGTGCGGGCCGGCGAGGACGGCGCGCTCGGGCTGTATCTGGACGGCGTGCGGATCGCGGACGTCGGCCTGCCTCCGATGCCGGAGTACTACCGGCACACGCTGTCGAACGGCAAGTCGGTGATGGAGGTGGCACCGACCATCCAGTGGGGCTATCTCATCTATCTGACGGTCTTTCGGGTGTGCCAGTACTTCGGCGCCAAGGAGGAGTGCCAGTTCTGCGACATCAACCACAACTGGCGCCAGCACAAGGCGGCGGGCCGTCCGTACACCGGGGTGAAGCCGGTCGAGGAGGTGCTGGAGGCCCTGGAGATCATCGACCGCTACGACACGGCGGGGACCTCCCGGGCCTACACCCTCACCGGCGGCTCGATCACCTCGCAGGTCGCCGGTCGCGACGAGGCCGACTTCTACGGCCACTACGCGAAGGCCATCGAGGAGCGCTTCCCGGGCCGCTGGACCGGAAAGGTCGTCGCCCAGGCGCTGCCCCGTGACGCCGTGCAGCGCTTCCACGACTACGGCATCCGGATCTACCACCCCAACTTCGAGGTGTGGGACCGCAGGCTGTTCCAGCTCCACTGCCCCGGCAAGGAACGCTACGTCGGCCGCGACGAATGGCACCGCAGGATCCTGGACTCCGCCGAGGTGTTCGGGCCCCGGAACGTGATCCCCAACTTCGTGGCGGGCATCGAGATGGCCGAGCCGTTCGGCTTCACCAAGGTGAGCGAGGCGATCGAGTCGACCGCCGAGGGCCTGCGGTTCTTCATGTCGAACGGCGTCGTCCCCCGGTTCACCACCTGGTGCCCGGAGCCGACGACGCCCCTCGGCAAGGCCAACCCCCTGGGCGCACCGCTCGAGTACCACATCCGTCTGCTGGAGACGTACCGCGCGACGCTCGAGGAGTACGGGCTGAGCTCCCCGCCCGGCTACGGCCCGGCCGGTCCGGGCCGGGCCGTGTTCTCCGTCAGCTCCTTCATGGACAGCCTGGAAGGACTCGAAGAGCAGGGCGAGCCCGCCTAG
- a CDS encoding response regulator — protein sequence MTYSSGASQEKTPIRVFLLDDHEVVRRGVHDLLDAEPDLTVVGDAATAEQALVRAPALRPDVAVLDVRLPDGDGVSVCRELRSRMPDLACLMLTSFDDEEALLDAIMAGASGYVLKQITGTDLVHAVRTVASGQSMLDPGATARVMARLRGGAPQDEQPDGLPALTDREREILALVGEGLTNREIGRRLYLAEKTVKNNISRLLAKLGVERRVQAAVIATQALAPRGGQSGPSGQSGPTGQAVPGSSPYEARSRR from the coding sequence ATGACGTACAGCAGTGGCGCCTCCCAGGAGAAGACCCCCATCAGGGTGTTCCTCCTCGACGACCACGAGGTGGTGCGCCGTGGCGTGCACGACCTGCTGGATGCCGAGCCCGACCTGACGGTGGTCGGCGACGCGGCCACCGCCGAGCAGGCCTTGGTACGGGCGCCGGCACTGCGCCCTGACGTCGCGGTCCTGGACGTACGTCTGCCGGACGGGGACGGCGTGAGCGTCTGCCGCGAGCTGCGCTCCCGGATGCCCGATCTGGCCTGCCTGATGCTCACCTCCTTCGACGACGAGGAGGCGCTGCTGGACGCGATCATGGCCGGGGCCTCCGGCTATGTCCTCAAGCAGATCACCGGCACCGACCTCGTCCACGCCGTACGGACCGTGGCGTCCGGCCAGTCCATGCTCGACCCCGGCGCCACGGCCCGTGTCATGGCGCGCCTGCGCGGCGGAGCCCCGCAGGACGAACAGCCGGACGGGCTGCCCGCGCTCACCGACCGGGAACGGGAGATCCTGGCGCTCGTGGGGGAGGGGCTGACCAACCGGGAGATCGGCAGGCGGCTCTACCTCGCGGAGAAGACGGTCAAGAACAACATCTCCCGGCTGCTCGCCAAGCTCGGTGTGGAACGGCGGGTGCAGGCCGCCGTCATCGCCACCCAGGCACTGGCACCCCGAGGCGGCCAGTCGGGCCCGTCTGGCCAGTCGGGCCCGACGGGCCAGGCCGTCCCGGGCTCGTCGCCGTACGAGGCCCGCTCGCGTCGCTAG
- a CDS encoding carbamate kinase: MRVVVALGGNALLRREERPDAAVQLANVQAAVAALAPLARHHELVITHGNGPQVGVLALQSAADHSLSRPYPFDVLGAETQGMIGYWLLQSLQNALPDRQVCALLNQTLVSAADPAFADPEKFVGPVYERAEAERLAAARGWTVKQDGAHWRRVVPSPRPERVVETRLIRLLLDSGAVAVCAGGGGVPVVRDERGRLTGVEAVVDKDLTAALLAGALDADALLLLTDVRHVELGHGTPDAQPVGRTSPARLRAYDFPAGSMGPKVDAVCRFVELTGGMAAIGALDDAPAILDGAAGTVVTPDGRFRDGGPDTPRDPR, translated from the coding sequence ATGCGTGTCGTCGTCGCACTGGGCGGCAACGCTCTCCTCCGCCGCGAGGAACGGCCGGACGCCGCCGTACAACTGGCCAACGTCCAGGCGGCGGTGGCGGCCCTGGCCCCCCTCGCCCGCCACCACGAGCTGGTGATCACCCACGGCAACGGCCCCCAGGTCGGCGTCCTCGCCCTGCAGAGCGCCGCCGACCACTCCCTGAGCCGCCCGTACCCCTTCGACGTCCTCGGCGCGGAGACCCAGGGAATGATCGGCTACTGGCTGCTGCAATCCCTGCAGAACGCGCTGCCGGACCGCCAGGTCTGCGCCCTGCTCAACCAGACGCTCGTCTCCGCCGCCGACCCCGCCTTCGCCGACCCCGAGAAGTTCGTCGGCCCCGTCTACGAACGGGCCGAGGCCGAACGGCTGGCCGCCGCACGAGGCTGGACCGTCAAGCAGGACGGCGCGCACTGGCGGCGCGTCGTTCCCTCTCCCCGCCCCGAACGCGTCGTGGAGACCCGCCTGATCCGCCTCCTGCTCGACTCCGGCGCCGTGGCCGTCTGCGCGGGCGGGGGAGGCGTACCCGTCGTCCGCGATGAGCGGGGACGGCTCACCGGCGTCGAGGCCGTGGTCGACAAGGACCTCACGGCCGCCCTGCTGGCCGGGGCCCTCGACGCCGACGCGCTCCTGCTGCTCACCGACGTACGCCACGTCGAACTGGGCCACGGCACGCCCGACGCACAGCCCGTCGGCCGGACGAGCCCGGCCCGGCTGCGGGCGTACGACTTCCCCGCCGGATCGATGGGCCCGAAGGTCGACGCCGTCTGCCGCTTCGTCGAACTGACCGGTGGCATGGCGGCCATCGGCGCCCTCGACGACGCACCCGCGATTCTCGACGGCGCCGCCGGCACCGTCGTCACACCCGACGGCCGCTTCCGTGACGGCGGCCCCGACACACCCCGGGACCCGAGATGA
- a CDS encoding STAS domain-containing protein gives MSPIALTATALDDSSITIALSGELDIATVGRIEPVLSRLATGRAPEVRLDLSGVTFCDSSGVALFLRVHQRCAAKGGRLRLCLVPRLCAKMLRVLRVDDTIPCSFA, from the coding sequence ATGAGTCCGATCGCTCTGACCGCGACAGCGCTGGACGACAGCAGCATCACCATCGCCCTGTCCGGTGAGCTCGACATCGCCACCGTCGGACGGATCGAGCCGGTGCTGTCCCGCCTGGCCACGGGCAGGGCGCCCGAGGTGCGCCTCGACCTGTCGGGCGTCACGTTCTGCGACAGCTCCGGGGTCGCCCTGTTCCTGCGCGTCCATCAGCGCTGCGCGGCGAAGGGCGGGCGGCTGCGGCTGTGCCTTGTCCCGCGGCTCTGCGCCAAGATGCTCCGTGTTCTCCGCGTGGACGACACGATCCCCTGCTCCTTCGCCTGA
- a CDS encoding YfcC family protein encodes MTTHSADRLSPASPGPEGRDGNGPHRAPSAKRRFTFPSAFSVLIAVTVAVWALTFVIPAGRYDTENGSPVPGTYHPVEVTTGFWERLKDLFLAPVNGLYGVTDPESALTAPGGSGEFAGAAGVFLFILAVGAFITVTLRTGALTLGVARLAHRLQGHRTLLLVVLVTLFSVGGTTYGMAEETLGFYGLMIPLMLKLGYDRMVAATVILVGAGVGTLASTVNPFATGVASDSAGIGTGDGIGLRLAMWVCLTALAAAYVVRYARRIHADPTRSLAPVAEEDALRVSEDEEPAGLTGRQRFVLWTFAGTFLFMIFAVVPWTDLGISFLPTLGWYFPELAALFIVAAIAVGLISGLGEKGTAAAITSGAGDFIGAAMIVMLARGVTVIMNNAAVTDTILSSLHSVVSGASSGVFAGLVFLVNIPLAFFVPSSSGHAALAMPILAPLADFAGVGRALVVTAYQSASGWVNLITPTSAVVMGGLALAKVPYDRYLRFMAPLMGALLVIIVGFVALGAALY; translated from the coding sequence ATGACCACCCACAGCGCCGACAGACTCTCCCCGGCGTCGCCGGGACCGGAGGGGCGGGACGGTAACGGCCCGCACCGCGCCCCCTCCGCGAAGCGCCGCTTCACCTTCCCCTCGGCCTTCTCCGTACTGATAGCGGTCACCGTCGCGGTGTGGGCCCTGACCTTCGTCATCCCCGCCGGACGGTACGACACCGAGAACGGCAGCCCGGTTCCCGGCACCTACCACCCGGTGGAGGTGACGACCGGCTTCTGGGAGCGGCTGAAGGACCTGTTCCTCGCGCCGGTCAACGGCCTGTACGGAGTCACCGACCCCGAGAGCGCCCTCACCGCACCCGGTGGCAGCGGTGAATTCGCCGGAGCCGCCGGGGTGTTCCTCTTCATCCTGGCCGTCGGCGCCTTCATCACCGTCACCCTGCGCACGGGTGCCCTGACCCTCGGCGTGGCCCGCCTGGCCCACCGCCTGCAGGGCCACAGGACGCTGCTCCTTGTCGTGCTCGTGACGCTGTTCTCCGTCGGCGGCACCACCTACGGCATGGCGGAGGAGACCCTCGGCTTCTACGGGCTGATGATCCCGCTCATGCTCAAGCTGGGGTACGACCGTATGGTCGCCGCGACCGTGATCCTGGTCGGCGCCGGTGTCGGCACGCTCGCGTCCACGGTCAACCCCTTCGCGACCGGCGTCGCCTCGGACAGCGCGGGCATCGGCACCGGCGACGGCATCGGTCTCCGCCTGGCCATGTGGGTCTGCCTGACGGCCCTGGCGGCGGCCTATGTGGTGCGCTACGCCCGGCGGATCCACGCGGACCCCACCCGGTCACTGGCTCCGGTGGCCGAGGAGGACGCGCTGCGGGTGAGCGAGGACGAGGAGCCGGCCGGACTCACCGGCCGTCAGCGCTTCGTGCTCTGGACCTTCGCGGGCACGTTCCTCTTCATGATCTTCGCCGTCGTGCCGTGGACCGACCTGGGGATCTCCTTCCTGCCCACGCTGGGCTGGTACTTCCCCGAACTCGCCGCCCTGTTCATCGTCGCGGCGATCGCCGTCGGACTGATCAGCGGGCTGGGGGAGAAGGGGACGGCGGCCGCGATCACCAGCGGGGCGGGGGACTTCATCGGCGCCGCGATGATCGTCATGCTGGCCCGGGGAGTCACCGTCATCATGAACAACGCCGCCGTGACCGACACCATCCTCTCCAGCCTGCACAGCGTGGTCTCCGGCGCCTCCTCCGGCGTCTTCGCCGGCCTGGTGTTCCTGGTCAACATCCCGCTCGCCTTCTTCGTACCGTCCTCCTCGGGACACGCGGCCCTGGCCATGCCCATCCTGGCGCCGCTCGCGGACTTCGCCGGAGTCGGCCGGGCCCTCGTGGTCACCGCCTACCAGTCGGCCTCGGGCTGGGTGAACCTGATCACCCCGACCTCCGCCGTCGTCATGGGCGGCCTGGCACTGGCGAAGGTCCCCTACGACCGGTACCTGAGGTTCATGGCTCCGCTGATGGGGGCACTGCTGGTGATCATCGTCGGCTTCGTGGCCCTGGGGGCGGCCCTGTACTGA
- a CDS encoding PP2C family protein-serine/threonine phosphatase — MRLSPVILTVVIASLAYSTPPEMAFSRLLPAAPALAAAMWPVLPTVLLGTVCLFLMIGLSLVFPDLGTWWTAAGIIAVTVAAAYGSHLRLQRERTLFQVRLVADAAQQVVLSPMPRRIGSIEIESLYLAAAAEARIGGDFYEVVDTPYGVRLLIGDVRGKGLPAVGAAAAIVNAFREAAYGEPDMVDVARRLDASSARYNAAFPPEGPMERFATALLAEIPPEGRRIDILNCGHPPPLLLNGGKLRVLETATPSPLLSLAELIGEQYNVDTFDFAPGDLLLLYTDGIAEARARDGEFFPLAAWMRRQPPTPPRELLTALHRDLLRYSRGRLDDDIAALAVRLCEP; from the coding sequence GTGCGGCTGTCGCCGGTCATCCTGACCGTCGTCATCGCCAGCCTGGCATACAGCACTCCGCCGGAAATGGCCTTCAGCCGCCTCCTGCCCGCGGCGCCGGCCCTGGCCGCCGCCATGTGGCCGGTCCTCCCCACCGTCCTGCTCGGGACAGTCTGCCTCTTTCTGATGATCGGCCTCAGCCTCGTCTTCCCCGATCTGGGAACGTGGTGGACGGCCGCGGGGATCATCGCGGTCACCGTGGCCGCCGCGTACGGAAGCCATCTCCGGCTCCAGCGGGAGCGCACCCTCTTTCAGGTACGCCTCGTCGCCGACGCGGCGCAACAGGTGGTGCTGAGCCCCATGCCACGCCGCATCGGCAGCATCGAGATCGAGTCGCTCTATCTCGCGGCCGCGGCGGAGGCCCGCATCGGCGGGGACTTCTACGAGGTGGTCGACACGCCATACGGGGTCAGGCTGCTCATCGGAGACGTGCGGGGCAAGGGCCTGCCGGCAGTGGGGGCGGCCGCGGCGATCGTCAACGCGTTCCGGGAGGCGGCCTACGGCGAGCCCGACATGGTCGACGTCGCACGCAGGCTGGACGCCAGCAGCGCCCGTTACAACGCCGCCTTTCCCCCCGAGGGGCCGATGGAGCGCTTCGCCACCGCCCTTCTCGCCGAGATCCCGCCCGAGGGCAGACGTATCGACATCCTCAACTGCGGACACCCCCCGCCGCTGCTCCTGAACGGCGGGAAACTCCGTGTCCTCGAGACGGCCACGCCATCGCCACTGCTCAGCCTCGCGGAGCTGATCGGCGAGCAGTACAACGTCGACACCTTCGACTTCGCCCCCGGCGACCTGCTGCTCCTCTATACCGACGGAATCGCCGAGGCCCGCGCCCGCGACGGCGAGTTCTTCCCGCTGGCAGCCTGGATGCGTCGACAGCCCCCGACACCGCCCCGCGAACTGCTCACGGCCCTTCACCGCGATCTCCTCCGCTACAGCAGAGGACGCCTTGACGACGACATCGCCGCCCTCGCCGTACGCCTGTGCGAGCCCTGA